The stretch of DNA CATTTTCTCCTGAAGATGAGTCTTGAACCTTGCATATAACAGCATCTTTAGGAACTCTGTCTCCTTGATTGTAGAATTTGGTTAAAATACCTTCTCTACCACTGATTATCGGTACATTCTTTCTTATTATAACGACATCTTTGGTTATGGATTTTTGCATTTCTCCCAAGTCGGCTATCTTAGTTTGTATTATGCTCTTACTTATCTCAGATTGTATATATACTATACCGTATGCAATAAACGCTACTACTGTAAGAACACTTCCCAAAATATATAAATTTATTTTTTTCTTATTCTTCTTTTTTTTAATTGCCATAAAATTCTAAATTTCGCCTTTTATCTTTTTACAAAAAAATTCATCTTTAAAATAAATTATCAAAAATTATAATTTAAAATATGATTATAGACAAATTTAGTTAAATCAATAATTTAAACCATACAAAAACACTAAATATATTGTTTTATAAAGTATTAGAGTTCATTCTATCACATTTTAAAAAAATAATAAAGTATTTTTACAAATTTTTTAATACTTTTTTCATAACAAAAACCCATTTATAAACAAATATATCTATTTTGTCTATGATACAAATATTTCTTCACTTAAATTTTCTGATTTTTTATCTCTCTTCATCAAATCTTTTATTCCTTGATTTATATCACAATCGTTATAAATTACATCATATATTGTTTTTGTTATCGGCATGGAGACATTGTGTTTTACGGACAAAGTATATCCTGCCAACGTAGTGCTGATTCCTTCTACTATCATTCCTACTTTTTCTTGAACCTGCATTCTATTTAAACCTTGTGCTATATATAAACCTGCTCTTTTATTTCTCGAATGTTTAGAAGTGCAAGTCACTATCAAATCACCTATACCGCTAAGTCCTGAAAATGTTGTCGGATTTGCTCCCAACTTTATGCCCAATCTCGAAATTTCGTGTATTCCCCTTGTTATTATAGCAGCTTTCGTATTATCACCATAGCCTATGGCATCACATACTCCGCTTCCAAGGGCAATTATATTTTTTAATGCGCCTCCAAGCTCAACTCCTATTATATCAACATTAGTATAAACTCTAAAATAGTCATTGGAAAATATATGCTGAACTTTTTTTGCCATATTCAAATCTTTAGACGAAGATACTATAGTTGTAGGCATTTTTTTTGAAACTTCTTCTGCATGAGAAGGTCCTGACAATACCACAAAATTGTTTTTTCCTATAATTTCATCATATATCTGAGATATTCTCAAATTTGTCCCTGTTTCTATTCCTTTTGATACATTAACCACAATTTGTTCGGACTTTAGATATGGTTTTAATAATTCTATATACTGTCTTGTGGATTGCGCAGTAACTGATAATATTATTATATCAGCAAATTTTATTGCAAATTCCAAATCATTTGTATATTTTATTCCTTTTGGAAATACAATATCTTTCAAATATTTTGAATTTGTATTGTTATTTATAAATTCATCTAATTGCTCTTTTCTTCTCATATATAGGCACACGTCCTGATTGTTCTCTTTCAGCACCAAAGCCAATGAACTCCCCCAACTGCCTGCACCTATTACAGATACTTTCATCTCTACCTCCTAGGACTTTTTTTCACCCAATTTCCTCTCTGTATGATTAATAAGCCTTTTAATATTTTCATTATGTTTATATGCAACTATACAAAATATGAAGAACGTAAATGCCGCATAGTGCAAAGGATTATTAAAAAGTATTATCACTATATTTACTATAAATAATGTAACCAATGCTGCAAGTGAAACATATCTCTTTATATATAAAAGAGTAAGTCCTACAACAGCACATAAAAGAATCTCTTTTATAAAAAGACAAAACAATATTCCAAGAGTTGTGGCTACTCCCTTTCCGCCTCGAAAACCAAGCATCACAGGATATATATGCCCAAGTACAACAAAAACTGCTGAAACAAGTGCATAGTCCATTCCCCAAAAATATTTCACTACAAAAACTGTAAAAAATC from Peptoanaerobacter stomatis encodes:
- a CDS encoding NAD(P)H-dependent glycerol-3-phosphate dehydrogenase, coding for MKVSVIGAGSWGSSLALVLKENNQDVCLYMRRKEQLDEFINNNTNSKYLKDIVFPKGIKYTNDLEFAIKFADIIILSVTAQSTRQYIELLKPYLKSEQIVVNVSKGIETGTNLRISQIYDEIIGKNNFVVLSGPSHAEEVSKKMPTTIVSSSKDLNMAKKVQHIFSNDYFRVYTNVDIIGVELGGALKNIIALGSGVCDAIGYGDNTKAAIITRGIHEISRLGIKLGANPTTFSGLSGIGDLIVTCTSKHSRNKRAGLYIAQGLNRMQVQEKVGMIVEGISTTLAGYTLSVKHNVSMPITKTIYDVIYNDCDINQGIKDLMKRDKKSENLSEEIFVS
- the plsY gene encoding glycerol-3-phosphate 1-O-acyltransferase PlsY, coding for MEIVLIILFSYMIGNISPSYIFAKKYKNIDIRNVESGNAGTTNALRVMGKKVALFVFLVDFFKGFFTVFVVKYFWGMDYALVSAVFVVLGHIYPVMLGFRGGKGVATTLGILFCLFIKEILLCAVVGLTLLYIKRYVSLAALVTLFIVNIVIILFNNPLHYAAFTFFIFCIVAYKHNENIKRLINHTERKLGEKKS